A stretch of Cicer arietinum cultivar CDC Frontier isolate Library 1 chromosome 5, Cicar.CDCFrontier_v2.0, whole genome shotgun sequence DNA encodes these proteins:
- the LOC140920613 gene encoding toMV susceptible protein tm-1(GCR26)-like: MRTTMDDNRKFADFIANKLNSSSSKICVCLPEKGISALDAPGNPFYDPEATDTLLHELQRLIQTDDNRQVKVYPHHINDLEFANALVDAFLVVNEQTGKDSTHPPVAIPESVEHFHEDSVSNTSSFGTIVYTPREFPDAKPGSHFI; encoded by the exons ATGCGAACAACAATGGATGATAACAGAAAATTTGCTGATTTCATAGCAAATAAACTGAACAGTTCATCTTCTAAGATTTGTGTTTGCCTTCCAGAAAAAGGTATATCTGCTTTAGATGCACCAGGTAATCCTTTTTATGATCCAGAGGCAACTGATACTCTTCTCCACGAATTACAAAGGCTTATTCAGACTGATGATAATCGACAG GTAAAGGTGTATCCCCATCATATTAATGACCTTGAATTTGCAAATGCACTAGTTGATGCTTTTTTAGTGGTTAATGAGCAAACTGGTAAAGATTCTACTCATCCACCAGTAGCCATTCCTGAGTCTGTTGAACACTTCCATGAGGATTCTGTTTCAAATACATCAAGCTTTGGGACCATTGTCTATACACCTAGAGAATTCCCAGATGCAAAACCAGGTTCTCATTTCATTTAG
- the LOC140920221 gene encoding toMV susceptible protein tm-1(GCR26)-like has protein sequence MRTTMDDNRKFADFIANKLNSSSSKICVCLPEKGISALDAPGNPFYDPEATDTLLHELQRLIQTDDNRQVKVYPHHINDLEFANALVDAFLVVNEQTGKDSTHPPVAIPESVEHFHEDSVSNTSSFGTIVYTPREFPDAKPGSHFI, from the exons ATGCGAACAACAATGGATGATAACAGAAAATTTGCTGATTTCATAGCAAATAAACTGAACAGTTCATCTTCTAAGATTTGTGTTTGCCTTCCAGAAAAAGGTATATCTGCTTTAGATGCACCAGGTAATCCTTTTTATGATCCAGAGGCAACTGATACTCTTCTCCACGAATTACAAAGGCTTATTCAGACTGATGATAATCGACAG GTAAAGGTGTATCCCCATCATATTAATGACCTTGAATTTGCAAATGCACTAGTTGATGCTTTTTTAGTGGTTAATGAACAAACTGGTAAAGATTCTACTCATCCACCAGTAGCCATTCCTGAGTCTGTTGAACACTTCCATGAGGATTCTGTTTCAAATACATCAAGCTTTGGGACCATTGTCTATACACCTAGAGAATTCCCAGATGCAAAACCAGGTTCTCATTTCATTTAG
- the LOC140920388 gene encoding uncharacterized protein has translation MFVSYIGAVVRQNVPITIDNWRDKALKDAKDIIWNDIQTTFVLDEERKSYVLRVAGKIHRGFRSHLSNFYLKDREGNTNAEPPKIYQHYISKDEWSAFVSKRSDPAFVNISTANRERASNPKHPYKKSRMGYARLEQKIRKDTQADQPLGRHILWKEARVNKEGVVDNENVTKVVELCVSILSL, from the exons atgtttgtaagctacattggggctgttgttcgtcaaaatgtcccaataacaatagacaactggagagataaggcgttgaaggatgccaaagatatcatctggaatgacattcaa accacttttgttcttgatgaggaacgaaagtcatatgttttgagagttgctgggaaaatccatcgtggatttagatcccatctctcaaatttctatctaaaagatagagaaggaaacacaaatgctgaacctccaaagatatatcaacattatatatcaaaggatgaatggagtgcatttgtttccaaacgttctgacccggcgtttgtc aatattagtacggcaaatcgcgaacgggcaagcaacccaaaacacccatacaagaaatcacgtatgggatatgcacgccttgaacaaaaaatt agaaaagacacccaagccgatcaacccttgggtcgtcatatcttatggaaggaagcgcgtgttaacaaagagggagtggttgataatgaaaatgtcacaaaagttgtagaactttgtgtaagtatattatcactttaa